A stretch of the Desulforamulus ferrireducens genome encodes the following:
- a CDS encoding IS256 family transposase encodes MAQYQITVNQELLHRLFLSDNKDSGVAALLESVLNQILQAQATEQLEAEPYERTEERKGYRNGTYPHKLTTRVGTLTLRIPRFRNGKFSTELFARYQRSEQALVLALMEMVINGVSTRKVSQITEELCGTEFSKSTVSELCKKLDPVVHGWNNRNLHDMRYPFILVDALVLKVREEGRVRARSVMIAIGVNTDGYREILGLMLGDSESESSWGEFFTWLKSRGLRGVDIIVSDNHGGLVKAVRSHFQGVTWQRCQTHFMRNILDVTPKSIQDELYPHLRAILDAPDVDTARVLLNQTLEAYENRAPKAMKVLEDGFDDATAILILPERYRRRLRTTNGVERLNEEIRRRERVIRIFPNRESVIRLVGALLMEFDDKWASGRKYLDMSEYLQWQESQRQARAFSKVTPIR; translated from the coding sequence ATGGCTCAATATCAGATTACCGTAAATCAGGAACTTTTGCACCGTTTATTTTTAAGCGATAACAAAGATTCCGGTGTAGCAGCTCTGCTGGAATCCGTATTGAACCAAATTTTGCAGGCTCAGGCTACCGAGCAACTAGAAGCCGAACCATATGAGCGCACTGAAGAAAGGAAGGGGTATCGCAATGGGACTTATCCACATAAGCTAACCACTCGCGTCGGCACCCTTACCCTGAGAATTCCTCGGTTTCGCAATGGCAAATTCTCCACAGAACTGTTTGCCAGATACCAGCGCAGTGAACAAGCTCTGGTACTGGCTCTAATGGAGATGGTAATCAATGGGGTCTCAACCCGTAAGGTGAGCCAAATCACCGAAGAACTTTGTGGAACCGAGTTTTCCAAATCTACCGTTTCCGAACTGTGCAAGAAGCTAGACCCGGTAGTACATGGCTGGAACAATCGGAATCTGCATGATATGCGCTACCCTTTTATCCTTGTGGATGCCCTTGTTCTCAAGGTTCGTGAAGAAGGGCGTGTTCGCGCACGTAGTGTGATGATTGCCATTGGTGTTAACACTGATGGTTACAGAGAAATTCTCGGATTGATGCTGGGTGATAGTGAATCTGAGTCCAGTTGGGGCGAATTCTTTACCTGGTTAAAATCCCGTGGCTTACGGGGTGTTGATATCATTGTTTCAGATAATCACGGTGGGTTGGTGAAGGCCGTACGCAGCCATTTTCAGGGTGTTACCTGGCAACGTTGTCAAACCCACTTCATGCGCAACATCCTAGATGTTACCCCAAAGTCAATACAGGATGAACTCTATCCACATCTAAGAGCTATTCTAGATGCACCGGACGTAGATACCGCCCGTGTGTTATTAAATCAAACCCTAGAGGCTTATGAGAACAGGGCTCCAAAGGCCATGAAGGTGTTGGAAGATGGCTTTGATGATGCTACAGCTATTCTTATTTTGCCAGAACGTTATCGCCGTCGGTTGCGTACCACAAACGGTGTAGAACGCCTTAACGAAGAAATTAGGCGCAGGGAACGAGTTATTCGCATTTTCCCCAACCGCGAGTCCGTGATCCGTCTAGTAGGTGCCCTCCTTATGGAGTTTGATGACAAATGGGCCAGTGGTAGAAAGTATCTGGATATGAGTGAATACCTGCAATGGCAGGAATCTCAGAGACAAGCCCGTGCTTTTTCTAAAGTAACGCCAATTCGGTAA
- a CDS encoding CBS domain-containing protein, whose protein sequence is MSSPKLSNSISVILVVLCILIFLFAFFYTIIQMPIYQLDDNLNNTSASAEHLIQLIGTIHDSMFKIFLGVVVFSIICLVIVFGSSFRLLFNKEQLQVDVGVSENEITLGMGGIKQVVDDTGNIQLHNTEVYRQLTEDYIISDVDPDGKPLGYVTMESYLRGFKSYCEKLECEQDLFTLQEVKKDQVYAPDEYVHLGENIHTVANKMLNQRLTALPVLDSKGRMIGSINYLQVIRLLNQNKH, encoded by the coding sequence ATGAGTTCTCCCAAGTTAAGCAATTCCATCTCGGTTATTTTAGTTGTGCTTTGTATTTTAATTTTTCTCTTTGCCTTCTTTTATACCATAATTCAAATGCCTATCTACCAACTGGACGATAACCTCAACAACACATCCGCTTCCGCAGAACATTTAATTCAATTAATCGGCACCATCCATGATTCTATGTTTAAAATATTTCTTGGTGTGGTGGTATTTTCAATAATTTGCCTGGTTATTGTCTTTGGCTCAAGTTTTCGATTACTATTTAACAAAGAGCAGTTACAAGTTGATGTGGGTGTATCGGAAAACGAAATAACCTTGGGTATGGGCGGCATAAAACAGGTGGTGGATGACACCGGTAACATCCAATTGCATAATACTGAGGTATATCGCCAGCTAACCGAAGATTACATTATCTCTGATGTGGACCCGGATGGTAAGCCCCTGGGGTATGTTACCATGGAATCTTATTTGCGGGGCTTTAAAAGCTATTGTGAAAAACTTGAGTGTGAGCAAGACTTGTTTACTCTGCAGGAAGTAAAAAAGGATCAGGTTTATGCCCCAGACGAGTACGTTCATTTGGGAGAAAACATCCACACGGTGGCTAATAAAATGCTGAACCAAAGACTTACCGCCTTACCGGTACTGGATAGCAAAGGCCGCATGATTGGGTCAATCAATTACTTGCAAGTAATACGTTTATTAAATCAAAACAAACACTAA
- the carB gene encoding carbamoyl-phosphate synthase large subunit, which produces MPKRTDIQKILIIGSGPIVIGQACEFDYSGTQACKALRQLGYQIVLVNSNPATIMTDPEIADATYIEPLNVKSLTDIIAKERPDALLPNLGGQSALNLCSELHKAGVLEKYSVKVIGVQVDAIERGEDRIAFKETMARLGIEMPLSKPAYSVEEAEKIAQELGYPVVIRPAYTLGGTGGGLVYNVEELRTIAARGIAASMVGQVLVEESVLGWEELEVEVVRDAKNQFLTICFIENIDPMGVHTGDSFCSAPMLTISQELQERLQKYAYAIVEAIEVIGGTNVQFAHDPKTGRVVIIEINPRTSRSSALASKATGFPIALISAMLAVGITLDELPYWREGTLDKYTPSGDYVVIKFPRWAFEKFPGSEDKLGTQMRAVGEVMSIGKNYKEAFQKAIRSLEINRYGLGFAKDFHQRSLEELLAMLAEPTSERQFIMYEALRKGADIEQLYNLTRIKPWFIQQMQELVQLEEEILKYKDGHLPDELLAQAKKDGFADRYLAMLLNLPEAEIRQRRIALGIVQGWEAVPVSGVENAFYYYSTYNAPNQITYSDRPKVMILGGGPNRIGQGIEFDYCCVHAAFALRDLGYETVMVNCNPETVSTDYDTSDKLYFEPLTVEDVLSIYEKEKPLGVIVQFGGQTPLNIAGELAQAGVKILGTSPATIDLAEDRDQFRRIMEKLDIPMPAASMAVTLEDALVIANRLGYPLMVRPSYVLGGRGMEVVHDEEMLRQFMAKAIGVTPERPILIDRFLKDAIEAEADAIADGNDAFVPTVMEHIELAGIHSGDSACVIPPTSIPAKHIKTIEEYTKKIAQELKVVGLMNMQYAIADDRVYVLEANPRASRTVPLVSKVCNISMARIATEIMMAKATGGQYSINKLSPKKITHFGVKESVFPFNMFPEVDPVLGPEMRSTGEVLGIADSFGLAYYKAQEATQLPLPTSGTVLISVTDQDKAAALEAARIFAQLGFIIKATEGTHRFFKEHGVASQVINKIYQGRPNIVDGITNHEIHLVINTPFGKRGQHDDSYIRKAAIKYKVPYITTVAAALASAKGIATYIENSTHKAPLKSLQEYHREIKEKNF; this is translated from the coding sequence ATGCCAAAAAGAACCGACATTCAGAAAATACTAATTATAGGTTCTGGTCCGATTGTCATTGGACAAGCTTGTGAGTTTGACTATTCGGGAACCCAGGCCTGCAAGGCGTTACGTCAATTGGGTTACCAGATTGTGTTGGTCAATTCTAATCCGGCCACTATTATGACAGACCCGGAAATTGCCGATGCCACCTACATAGAACCGTTAAACGTCAAAAGCCTGACAGATATTATTGCTAAGGAGCGACCAGATGCCCTGTTGCCAAATTTGGGCGGTCAATCGGCTCTCAACCTGTGTTCCGAACTGCATAAGGCCGGTGTATTAGAAAAATATTCGGTTAAAGTAATCGGGGTACAGGTGGACGCCATTGAACGGGGCGAAGATCGTATTGCCTTTAAGGAAACCATGGCCAGGTTGGGTATTGAAATGCCCCTCAGTAAACCGGCCTACAGTGTGGAAGAAGCCGAAAAAATTGCCCAGGAGTTGGGCTATCCTGTGGTCATCCGCCCCGCCTATACCTTGGGCGGCACCGGGGGCGGCCTAGTCTATAATGTTGAGGAATTAAGAACCATTGCCGCCCGCGGTATTGCTGCCAGTATGGTGGGCCAAGTGCTGGTTGAAGAATCGGTCTTGGGTTGGGAAGAGTTAGAAGTAGAAGTGGTGCGGGATGCCAAAAACCAATTTCTCACCATCTGCTTCATCGAAAATATTGACCCCATGGGTGTACACACCGGCGATTCCTTTTGTTCTGCCCCCATGCTCACCATTAGTCAGGAACTGCAAGAACGCCTGCAAAAATATGCCTATGCCATTGTGGAAGCCATTGAGGTTATTGGTGGCACCAACGTTCAGTTTGCCCATGATCCCAAAACCGGCCGGGTTGTGATTATCGAAATTAATCCCCGCACCTCCCGTTCCTCTGCCCTGGCTTCCAAGGCCACCGGTTTCCCCATTGCTTTGATTTCTGCCATGCTGGCGGTGGGCATAACCCTGGACGAACTCCCCTATTGGCGGGAAGGTACCCTGGATAAATACACTCCATCTGGGGATTATGTGGTCATTAAATTCCCCCGCTGGGCTTTTGAAAAGTTTCCCGGTTCCGAGGACAAGCTGGGCACCCAGATGCGGGCTGTTGGTGAAGTAATGAGCATCGGCAAAAACTATAAGGAAGCCTTCCAAAAGGCCATTCGTTCTCTGGAAATCAATCGCTACGGCTTGGGCTTCGCCAAGGATTTCCATCAGCGGTCCTTGGAGGAATTACTGGCCATGCTGGCAGAACCCACCAGCGAACGGCAGTTTATTATGTATGAAGCCTTGCGTAAAGGTGCCGATATAGAGCAGCTTTATAATCTAACCCGCATTAAACCCTGGTTTATCCAGCAAATGCAGGAGCTTGTCCAGTTGGAAGAAGAAATCCTGAAATATAAAGACGGCCACCTACCCGATGAGCTGCTGGCCCAGGCCAAAAAGGATGGTTTTGCGGATCGCTATTTAGCCATGCTGTTAAATCTACCGGAGGCTGAAATCCGTCAGCGCCGCATCGCCTTGGGCATTGTACAAGGCTGGGAGGCCGTTCCGGTCAGCGGTGTGGAAAACGCCTTTTACTATTATTCCACTTACAACGCTCCCAATCAAATCACCTACAGCGACCGGCCAAAGGTGATGATCCTGGGTGGCGGTCCCAACCGCATTGGCCAGGGCATTGAATTTGACTACTGCTGTGTCCATGCTGCCTTTGCCCTGCGGGACTTAGGCTATGAAACAGTGATGGTCAACTGCAACCCGGAAACAGTCTCCACCGACTATGATACCTCCGACAAACTATACTTTGAACCACTAACGGTGGAAGATGTGTTAAGCATATATGAAAAGGAAAAACCCCTGGGTGTCATTGTGCAATTTGGCGGTCAGACTCCCTTAAATATTGCCGGCGAGTTGGCCCAAGCCGGGGTAAAAATCCTTGGTACCTCACCGGCAACCATTGATTTAGCCGAAGACCGTGACCAGTTCCGCAGGATTATGGAGAAACTGGACATACCCATGCCGGCAGCATCTATGGCCGTGACCCTGGAAGATGCCTTAGTCATCGCCAACCGCCTTGGTTATCCTTTAATGGTGCGTCCTTCCTATGTTTTGGGTGGTCGCGGCATGGAAGTTGTTCACGATGAGGAAATGCTGCGTCAGTTCATGGCCAAGGCCATTGGGGTTACTCCGGAAAGACCCATACTAATTGACCGCTTCCTCAAGGATGCCATTGAAGCCGAGGCAGACGCCATTGCCGATGGCAACGATGCCTTTGTCCCCACAGTCATGGAGCATATTGAATTGGCTGGTATCCACTCCGGGGATTCCGCCTGTGTGATACCCCCCACCAGTATTCCGGCCAAACATATCAAAACCATTGAGGAGTACACCAAGAAGATTGCCCAGGAGCTCAAGGTGGTGGGGCTGATGAATATGCAGTACGCCATAGCCGACGATCGGGTTTACGTTTTAGAAGCCAATCCCCGGGCTTCCCGCACTGTTCCTTTGGTATCAAAGGTTTGTAATATCTCCATGGCCCGTATTGCCACAGAAATAATGATGGCCAAGGCAACCGGCGGCCAATATTCGATAAATAAACTAAGTCCTAAGAAAATTACTCACTTTGGCGTCAAGGAATCCGTCTTCCCCTTTAACATGTTCCCGGAGGTAGACCCGGTTCTGGGGCCGGAAATGCGCTCAACGGGTGAAGTATTGGGAATTGCCGATTCCTTCGGGTTGGCTTACTACAAAGCCCAGGAAGCTACCCAGTTACCACTGCCCACCTCAGGTACCGTGTTAATTAGTGTCACCGACCAGGATAAAGCCGCTGCCTTGGAAGCTGCCAGGATCTTTGCCCAGCTTGGCTTCATCATTAAAGCCACCGAGGGAACCCACCGTTTCTTCAAGGAACATGGTGTTGCCTCACAGGTAATTAACAAAATTTATCAAGGTCGCCCGAATATTGTGGATGGCATTACCAACCATGAGATTCACCTGGTGATTAATACCCCCTTTGGTAAACGGGGTCAGCATGACGACTCCTATATTCGCAAGGCGGCTATCAAGTATAAAGTACCATATATCACCACCGTGGCCGCAGCCCTGGCCAGTGCCAAGGGTATTGCTACTTATATTGAAAATAGTACACATAAGGCTCCATTGAAATCCCTGCAGGAGTATCACAGGGAAATTAAAGAGAAAAATTTCTAG
- the serA gene encoding phosphoglycerate dehydrogenase, with translation MKVLVMDGVAEEGLAPLRQQQDIEVVIGEKMTEDQLVEVIGEYDALIVRSATKVTSRVVEAAKKLKVVGRAGVGVDNIDRNACTNKGIVVVNAPDGNTIAAAEHTMAMMLGLARKIPAACGKLKNGCWDKKSFLGVELRGKTLGIIGLGRIGSAVAKRAQAMEMQIIAYDPYISEEHARKMAIEIVTLPELYKRADFITVHMPKTKETYHMINKEAFEQMKEGVRIINCARGGIVDEAALYEYMVAGKVAGAALDVFETEPCTDSPLLQLDNFIATPHLGASTQEAQINVAVDVAEEIIAALRGDLVKNAVNMPSMSPKLLAKIRPFLDLAEKLGKFQAQMLNGRIEKVEVVYSGELARYDVNPLTTILLKGLLDPILQENVNFVNATLVARNRGITVVQTTTENGEDYNNLIKVNVYTDKGKRMLAGTLFQGNDMRIVNIDGFRINAATTGHMLVVPHIDKPGIVGKVGTIVGDKEINIAGMQVGRVELGGTAIMVMMVDNIVPECALEEMVKIDGVLEVKMVSL, from the coding sequence ATGAAAGTACTGGTAATGGATGGCGTAGCCGAGGAAGGTTTGGCGCCTTTAAGACAACAGCAAGATATAGAAGTGGTTATCGGCGAAAAGATGACCGAGGATCAACTGGTAGAGGTTATTGGCGAATATGATGCTTTAATTGTACGCAGTGCCACTAAGGTAACCTCCAGAGTGGTGGAGGCTGCTAAAAAATTAAAGGTAGTTGGCCGGGCTGGGGTAGGTGTAGATAACATCGATCGTAATGCCTGCACCAATAAAGGTATTGTGGTAGTAAATGCACCGGATGGCAATACCATCGCTGCCGCAGAACATACCATGGCCATGATGTTAGGGTTGGCCAGGAAGATTCCCGCTGCCTGTGGTAAATTAAAGAATGGTTGCTGGGATAAAAAGTCCTTTCTGGGTGTTGAATTAAGGGGCAAAACTTTGGGTATTATCGGCCTTGGCCGTATTGGTTCAGCGGTGGCTAAACGGGCTCAGGCTATGGAAATGCAGATTATTGCCTACGACCCCTATATTTCCGAAGAACACGCCAGAAAAATGGCCATAGAAATTGTTACCCTGCCGGAATTATATAAACGGGCGGATTTTATCACTGTTCACATGCCCAAAACAAAAGAAACTTACCATATGATTAATAAAGAAGCCTTCGAACAAATGAAGGAGGGCGTACGTATTATCAACTGCGCCCGGGGCGGAATTGTGGATGAAGCAGCCCTTTATGAATATATGGTAGCCGGTAAAGTGGCCGGGGCAGCCCTGGATGTTTTTGAAACAGAACCCTGCACCGATAGCCCCTTGCTGCAGTTGGATAACTTCATTGCTACCCCTCACCTGGGTGCATCCACCCAGGAGGCCCAAATTAACGTGGCTGTGGATGTGGCAGAGGAAATTATCGCAGCTCTGCGGGGAGACCTGGTGAAAAACGCTGTTAATATGCCCTCCATGAGTCCCAAATTATTGGCCAAAATTCGTCCTTTCCTGGACCTGGCCGAAAAGCTGGGTAAATTCCAAGCCCAGATGCTCAATGGCCGCATCGAGAAGGTGGAGGTTGTCTATAGCGGGGAATTAGCCAGATACGATGTTAACCCCCTTACCACTATTTTACTAAAAGGACTCCTGGACCCCATTCTGCAGGAAAACGTCAACTTTGTTAATGCCACCCTGGTGGCCCGTAACCGGGGCATCACAGTGGTACAAACAACCACGGAAAATGGCGAGGACTATAATAATTTAATTAAGGTAAATGTTTACACCGACAAAGGCAAAAGAATGTTGGCCGGCACCCTGTTCCAGGGCAATGATATGAGAATTGTTAATATTGATGGCTTCCGTATCAACGCAGCCACCACTGGACATATGCTGGTGGTTCCCCATATTGACAAACCCGGTATTGTAGGTAAAGTGGGTACCATTGTGGGGGATAAAGAAATCAATATCGCTGGCATGCAGGTGGGACGTGTTGAACTGGGCGGTACAGCCATTATGGTGATGATGGTGGATAATATTGTGCCTGAGTGTGCCTTAGAAGAAATGGTTAAGATAGATGGTGTACTGGAAGTAAAAATGGTCAGTTTATAA
- a CDS encoding type II toxin-antitoxin system PemK/MazF family toxin has product MEGKSKNKKLKDSPEILQVVDDELSSTRTLLLEQDAEDALEFARWTKKKSELRYRPRINHGFFILNNCIYWAYLGANIGSEEDKHRPVLVVRTEKNSEICTIIPLTNQRLGDGYWYHIDLEEENSTALVEQLRVISKNRIDKPKRKAGKTVSITEKDWKAINNELKRLYCLKALKRS; this is encoded by the coding sequence TTGGAAGGAAAATCAAAGAATAAAAAGCTAAAGGATTCTCCAGAAATATTACAAGTTGTTGACGATGAACTTAGTTCAACCCGGACCCTATTATTGGAACAAGATGCCGAAGACGCTTTAGAATTTGCAAGATGGACAAAGAAAAAATCCGAGCTAAGATATAGACCAAGAATTAATCATGGATTTTTTATATTAAATAACTGTATTTACTGGGCTTACCTAGGGGCAAATATCGGGAGTGAGGAGGATAAACATCGTCCAGTTTTGGTAGTTCGAACTGAGAAAAATTCAGAAATATGTACTATCATTCCATTAACTAATCAGAGACTTGGCGATGGTTATTGGTATCACATTGATTTAGAAGAGGAAAACTCAACTGCACTTGTGGAGCAGTTAAGGGTAATTAGTAAAAATCGGATTGATAAACCAAAGAGAAAAGCAGGCAAAACCGTTTCAATCACAGAAAAAGATTGGAAAGCCATCAATAACGAATTGAAGAGATTATACTGTTTAAAAGCACTAAAAAGAAGTTAA
- the istB gene encoding IS21-like element helper ATPase IstB, producing MNIMTVSHYLKELRLPAAAKALSDLLRETQDRDFNHLEFLSVLLRYELDQREENTVARRIKQARFPQVKNLETFDFSLIPSVSKTRILALTQGQYIEEKRHIIFMGNSGTGKTHLATALGLAACQQGRKVRFYQAARWVEELVTAREEHRLLKLEKEWMRDELVILDELGYIPFSKTGAELLFQFCSTRHELGSIIVTTNLDFEKWPEVFGDVRMTEALIDRLTHRADIHLMNGESYRFRETLQQRSIANTSQQLNNE from the coding sequence ATGAACATAATGACGGTTTCCCATTATCTAAAGGAGTTAAGACTGCCGGCAGCAGCCAAGGCACTGTCCGATCTGCTGCGGGAAACACAGGACAGGGATTTTAACCACTTGGAATTTTTAAGTGTTTTACTGCGATATGAACTAGACCAGCGAGAAGAAAACACCGTAGCCCGCAGGATAAAGCAGGCACGTTTTCCACAGGTTAAAAACCTGGAAACCTTTGACTTCAGTCTGATACCCAGTGTTAGCAAAACCCGTATATTGGCTTTAACCCAGGGCCAATACATAGAAGAAAAACGTCACATAATTTTCATGGGTAATTCCGGAACAGGAAAGACTCATTTAGCCACTGCCCTTGGCTTGGCTGCTTGTCAGCAAGGCCGCAAGGTAAGATTTTATCAAGCCGCCCGCTGGGTGGAGGAGTTAGTAACCGCCCGCGAAGAACACCGTTTACTAAAGCTGGAAAAGGAGTGGATGCGTGACGAACTGGTAATATTGGATGAACTTGGCTATATTCCATTTAGTAAAACCGGTGCTGAACTATTATTTCAGTTTTGCTCAACCAGGCATGAGCTTGGCAGCATCATTGTTACAACCAACCTGGACTTTGAAAAGTGGCCCGAGGTTTTTGGAGATGTGCGCATGACCGAGGCCTTGATTGATCGTTTAACCCACAGGGCTGATATCCATCTAATGAACGGCGAAAGCTATCGTTTTCGTGAAACCCTGCAGCAAAGATCCATAGCAAACACATCTCAACAACTTAATAATGAATAA
- the serS gene encoding serine--tRNA ligase — translation MLDIKFVRSNPELVVEGLRKRGSDISLDEFLKLDESRREKLVVVEQLKNTRNVVSQEIGKLKKAGQDAEDKQLEMRQVSQKIKDMDDEIRVIEDKLTQILLAIPNIPHHSVPVGKDENDNVEVRRWGKPREFDFTPKPHWDLGESLNILDFERGGKVTGARFSFYKGMGARLERALINFMLDLHTREHGYTEVFPPFIVNADSMIGTGQLPKFAEDMFKLEGLNYYLIPTAEVPVTNLYREEILPAEELPIYHCAYSACFRAEAGAAGRDTRGLIRQHQFNKVELVKFAKPEDSFDELEKLTENAEKVLQALGLPYRTVLLCSGDMGFSSAKTYDIEVWLPSYNAYKEISSCSNFLDFQARRANIKYRPAPKAKPEFVHTLNGSGVAVGRALSAILENYQEADGSITVPPVLVPYMGGIDRITL, via the coding sequence ATGTTGGATATAAAATTTGTTCGCAGCAATCCTGAGCTGGTTGTGGAAGGTTTAAGAAAACGTGGCTCGGATATATCTCTGGATGAGTTTTTAAAACTGGATGAAAGCCGCCGGGAAAAACTGGTGGTGGTAGAACAACTGAAAAACACCCGTAACGTTGTTTCCCAGGAAATAGGCAAACTGAAAAAAGCCGGGCAAGATGCCGAAGATAAGCAATTGGAAATGCGGCAAGTTTCTCAGAAAATCAAAGACATGGATGATGAAATTAGGGTAATTGAAGATAAATTGACTCAGATTTTACTGGCTATCCCCAATATTCCTCACCATTCGGTACCCGTGGGTAAGGATGAGAACGATAATGTGGAAGTTCGTCGCTGGGGTAAACCACGGGAGTTTGATTTTACACCCAAGCCACACTGGGATCTGGGCGAAAGCCTTAATATTTTAGATTTTGAACGTGGCGGTAAGGTTACCGGCGCCCGTTTCTCCTTCTACAAAGGTATGGGAGCCAGACTGGAACGGGCCCTGATTAACTTTATGCTAGATTTACATACCCGGGAGCACGGTTATACCGAAGTGTTTCCGCCCTTTATTGTTAATGCCGACAGCATGATCGGTACCGGTCAACTGCCAAAGTTTGCCGAGGATATGTTTAAGCTGGAGGGGCTCAATTATTACCTGATTCCCACAGCAGAGGTACCTGTCACCAACCTCTACCGGGAGGAAATTTTACCCGCTGAAGAACTGCCCATTTATCACTGCGCCTACAGTGCCTGTTTCCGGGCGGAAGCGGGAGCTGCCGGCAGGGACACCAGAGGACTTATTCGCCAGCACCAGTTTAATAAGGTTGAATTAGTAAAATTTGCTAAACCGGAAGATTCCTTTGATGAGTTAGAGAAGCTTACCGAAAACGCCGAAAAGGTTCTGCAAGCTTTGGGTCTGCCCTATAGAACCGTTTTGCTTTGCAGTGGCGACATGGGCTTTTCCTCCGCTAAAACCTACGATATCGAAGTATGGCTGCCCAGCTATAATGCCTATAAGGAGATTTCCTCCTGCAGCAACTTCCTGGATTTCCAGGCCAGACGTGCCAATATTAAATACCGTCCGGCACCCAAAGCCAAACCGGAATTTGTCCATACCTTAAATGGTTCCGGTGTGGCTGTGGGCAGAGCGTTGTCCGCCATTTTAGAGAATTACCAAGAAGCCGATGGCAGCATTACTGTACCACCGGTGCTAGTGCCTTATATGGGCGGTATAGATAGAATAACCCTGTAG
- the tadA gene encoding tRNA adenosine(34) deaminase TadA, which yields MSLSHASYMREALLEARKAYEKGEVPIGCVVVVDGQIIGRGHDLRESLCDASAHAEILAMREAAKNLGDWRLNQATLYVTVEPCAMCAGAIVQFRVKRLVYGAPNAKSGSIDTILDIVHQPRFNHRVEVIAGILEDECKVIIQQFFKELRNK from the coding sequence ATGTCATTGTCCCATGCTTCTTACATGCGGGAAGCGTTGCTGGAAGCCCGTAAGGCTTATGAAAAAGGGGAAGTACCCATTGGCTGTGTAGTGGTGGTGGATGGACAAATTATTGGCCGGGGGCACGACCTCAGGGAAAGTCTCTGCGATGCATCTGCCCATGCCGAAATACTAGCCATGCGTGAAGCAGCCAAGAATCTAGGGGACTGGCGGCTAAATCAGGCCACCCTCTATGTAACGGTGGAACCCTGCGCCATGTGTGCCGGTGCCATTGTGCAGTTTCGGGTCAAGCGGTTGGTCTATGGCGCACCCAATGCCAAATCCGGCTCCATCGATACCATTTTAGATATCGTCCACCAGCCCAGGTTTAATCACCGGGTAGAGGTGATCGCCGGTATTTTGGAAGATGAGTGCAAGGTTATTATCCAGCAGTTTTTTAAGGAATTAAGAAATAAATAA